One genomic segment of Photobacterium sp. DA100 includes these proteins:
- a CDS encoding MJ1255/VC2487 family glycosyltransferase, which produces MKILYGVQGTGNGHISRAREMARAFAALGAEVDFLFSGRPDNRYFDMDCFGPYQVRRGLTFVTENGEVNRWKTLARNHIATFLRDVRTLDVSGYDVVINDFEPVSAWAAKRQKVHTIGLSHQNAFLYDIPTLGRTWLDGMVLRGFAPASQSLGVHWFHFNQMILPPIVPMSEVGMDNDQSVLVYLPFENLQAVLELLTRFTQVHFYCYHPEAEEDRDYGNVSIRKLCREGFHYRLQRCCGVIANGGFELPSEAMSLGKKLLLKPLHGQYEQISNVMTLEMMGLASSMSYLDPAAVRNWLDSGSAGPVIVPDVGMGIARWVLSGNWYNCGELWQQLWERVEYPEVVQEAMVEWNGQHSPRRQHSVITTL; this is translated from the coding sequence ATGAAGATCCTTTATGGTGTCCAGGGAACGGGCAATGGCCATATTTCCCGAGCTCGAGAAATGGCCAGGGCGTTTGCGGCACTCGGAGCCGAGGTAGACTTTTTGTTTTCAGGCCGTCCGGACAACCGTTATTTCGACATGGACTGTTTTGGCCCGTACCAGGTTCGACGCGGGCTGACTTTCGTGACGGAAAATGGTGAAGTGAACCGCTGGAAAACCTTGGCCCGCAACCACATCGCCACTTTCCTGCGTGATGTCCGCACCCTCGATGTGTCCGGCTATGATGTTGTGATCAATGACTTCGAGCCGGTGTCGGCTTGGGCGGCAAAGAGGCAGAAAGTACACACTATCGGTCTTAGTCATCAAAATGCTTTTCTGTACGATATCCCGACCCTGGGACGGACCTGGCTTGATGGGATGGTGCTCCGTGGTTTTGCGCCGGCATCCCAGTCGCTGGGCGTGCATTGGTTTCACTTCAACCAGATGATCCTGCCGCCGATTGTACCTATGTCTGAGGTCGGGATGGACAATGATCAGTCAGTGCTGGTTTACCTGCCTTTCGAAAATTTGCAAGCTGTACTTGAGTTGTTGACCCGCTTCACTCAGGTCCATTTTTATTGCTACCACCCCGAAGCCGAGGAAGATCGGGATTATGGCAATGTCAGTATTCGCAAACTGTGCCGGGAAGGTTTTCATTACCGGCTGCAACGCTGCTGTGGGGTGATTGCCAATGGCGGTTTCGAATTACCCTCTGAGGCGATGAGTTTGGGCAAGAAGCTGCTACTCAAGCCGTTACATGGCCAGTATGAGCAGATCAGCAATGTGATGACCCTGGAGATGATGGGGCTGGCCAGTTCGATGAGCTATTTGGATCCGGCGGCGGTCAGAAATTGGTTGGACAGTGGTTCAGCCGGACCGGTGATCGTACCGGATGTGGGGATGGGCATTGCACGCTGGGTGTTATCGGGAAACTGGTATAACTGCGGTGAATTATGGCAGCAGCTGTGGGAGAGGGTCGAGTACCCGGAGGTGGTCCAAGAGGCGATGGTCGAATGGAATGGTCAGCACAGCCCCCGCCGTCAGCATTCCGTGATAACGACGTTATAA
- a CDS encoding phosphatase PAP2 family protein, whose product MTLLTPLQRMDYAFSALCLCHRFNLKVARLSRAVSHTGDGHLYVMFAALVWVADPRQGADVVKTGVLAFALELPVYLILKNSLKRRRPVALPTFVTPSDRYSLPSGHTSAAFVMASLVTAFYPDTSWFIWPWAVAIGFSRVLLGVHYITDVIAGALLGILCFQLVSV is encoded by the coding sequence ATGACCTTACTGACACCGTTACAGCGAATGGATTATGCCTTTTCGGCGCTTTGTCTTTGCCACCGCTTTAACCTGAAAGTGGCTCGCTTGAGCCGCGCGGTATCCCATACGGGGGATGGTCACTTGTATGTGATGTTTGCGGCTTTGGTGTGGGTCGCGGACCCCCGTCAGGGAGCCGATGTGGTGAAAACTGGCGTGTTGGCGTTTGCCTTGGAGCTGCCCGTTTACTTGATCCTCAAAAACAGTTTGAAGCGGCGTCGCCCGGTGGCATTGCCCACTTTTGTCACGCCGTCGGACAGGTACAGCCTGCCATCGGGCCATACCTCGGCAGCGTTTGTCATGGCCTCGCTTGTCACGGCCTTCTATCCGGACACCTCGTGGTTTATCTGGCCGTGGGCGGTAGCGATCGGCTTTTCCCGGGTCCTGCTCGGGGTGCACTACATTACCGATGTCATAGCCGGGGCGCTGCTGGGTATACTGTGCTTCCAGTTGGTGAGTGTGTAG
- a CDS encoding efflux RND transporter permease subunit has protein sequence MIRYFSRHPTAANLMMLALIILGLVSLPKIKRETFPEFSPPYIIASVVYPGASPQEVEESICMRMEDAVDGLANIVETRCEAVEGSASLILKLTNSEVVSRMLVDVQTQINAINDFPSEIESPIVRELDWNEPVVDVAIKADTSLPHLKAYAEQLKRTLKLDYGVSLVEVSGFSDHQLRVELDEVAIRQLGLSVSDIASKLSRQNIKLPSGNIELADRNLLIRFDEQKITPETIARTVVGADAQGAVLRLGDVATITDRFALDEQKVLFDGVPSAMLRVSKNKADDALRIKERVEAFVEAENLRAPTGVTLTLTNDLSSLLWDRLTMMVKNGWQGVVLVFAVMWLFFSFRYSFWIAAGLPVAFLGSMYLMATFSLSINIMSLVGLLMAIGIMMDDAIVISESIASHLDRGQKIQDAVYNGVKKVLPGVVSSFLTTICIFGSLIFLEGEMGAVLRVVPQVLILVLSISLVEAFLILPSHLSHSLHRQKQERRPPRWKQSFLARFERFRNEYLVKMVTLVVQWRYLFVGGVIGLLFASFALLAGGGLKFVGFPELDGDIAEARIILPPGSTLSQTEAVVDVIVASAKRLNEQWSERNEGGVSLVSNITEQFNFNADADENGPHVATVRLDLLSAEIRNSLIDEFIDAWREDVGELAAPVALVYKQPMMGPGGRAIEVRMQHDDLAMLKAASVETQQFFNEFAGVSGVLDDMRMGKPEVLIRLRPGAEAFGVDGQMIASQLRAAYFGQTADEIQIGPENIEIEVMFNKERAADLQNLSSFPIILSDGSQIPLASVAILEHQRNYVRIQRINGLRTLSVYGDLQESVISSGEVLGQFRAKLMPKLQQDYPGLRFDFEGAAKDTAETGQSMATGFVLGIFGVFVILSFQFRSYLEPFVVLLAIPLALIGVFWGHLLLGHPLSMPSMMGFVSLAGVVVNDSILLVQYIRHHLDDGDDIEKAVVQASRERFRAVFLTSLTTAAGLLPLMLETSLQAQVIKPLVISIVFGIFTSTLLVLFMIPAAYVILSDFKLVHRHESLVSA, from the coding sequence ATGATCCGTTATTTCTCCCGCCATCCGACGGCTGCCAACTTGATGATGCTGGCACTGATTATCCTCGGTCTGGTGTCGCTGCCGAAAATTAAGCGTGAAACCTTTCCGGAGTTTTCTCCGCCCTACATCATTGCCTCGGTGGTGTACCCCGGTGCTTCGCCACAGGAAGTGGAAGAGAGCATTTGTATGCGGATGGAAGATGCCGTCGACGGGCTGGCCAATATTGTCGAGACCCGATGTGAAGCGGTAGAAGGCTCGGCGTCGTTGATCCTCAAGCTGACCAATAGCGAGGTGGTCTCGCGGATGCTGGTGGATGTCCAGACTCAAATCAATGCGATCAATGATTTTCCGTCCGAAATTGAATCGCCGATTGTCCGCGAACTGGACTGGAATGAGCCGGTGGTCGATGTTGCGATCAAAGCCGATACCAGCCTGCCGCACCTCAAAGCCTATGCCGAGCAGCTCAAGCGGACCCTCAAGCTTGACTACGGCGTCTCGCTGGTCGAAGTCAGTGGCTTTTCCGATCACCAGCTCAGGGTGGAGCTCGATGAGGTGGCGATCCGTCAGCTTGGCTTGAGTGTGAGTGATATCGCCAGCAAGCTGAGCCGTCAGAATATCAAGCTGCCAAGCGGCAATATTGAGTTGGCAGACCGTAACCTGCTGATCCGCTTTGACGAGCAGAAAATCACTCCGGAGACCATTGCCCGCACGGTGGTCGGGGCCGATGCGCAGGGGGCGGTGCTGCGGCTGGGGGATGTCGCGACCATCACCGACCGTTTTGCCCTTGATGAACAGAAGGTGCTGTTTGATGGCGTACCGTCGGCCATGCTGCGAGTCAGCAAGAACAAGGCCGATGATGCGCTGCGGATCAAAGAGCGGGTTGAAGCGTTTGTCGAGGCTGAAAATCTGCGGGCGCCGACGGGGGTCACCTTGACCCTGACCAATGATCTGTCATCGCTGCTGTGGGATCGTCTGACCATGATGGTCAAAAATGGCTGGCAGGGGGTCGTCTTGGTCTTTGCTGTGATGTGGCTGTTCTTCTCGTTCCGTTATTCGTTCTGGATCGCGGCAGGCCTGCCGGTCGCTTTTCTCGGCAGCATGTACCTGATGGCGACCTTTTCCCTGTCGATCAACATCATGTCTCTGGTGGGCTTGCTGATGGCCATCGGGATCATGATGGATGATGCGATCGTGATATCTGAGTCCATCGCCTCCCATCTTGATCGCGGCCAGAAGATCCAGGATGCGGTGTACAACGGGGTCAAGAAAGTGCTGCCGGGGGTGGTGTCGTCGTTTCTCACCACCATCTGTATTTTCGGTAGCCTGATTTTCCTGGAAGGGGAAATGGGGGCGGTATTGCGGGTGGTGCCGCAGGTACTGATCTTGGTGTTGTCGATCAGCTTGGTTGAAGCCTTCTTGATTTTGCCGAGCCACCTCAGCCATTCACTGCATCGCCAGAAGCAGGAGCGGCGGCCGCCGCGCTGGAAGCAGAGTTTCCTGGCCCGCTTTGAGCGGTTTCGTAATGAGTACTTGGTCAAGATGGTAACCCTCGTGGTGCAGTGGCGTTACCTGTTTGTCGGCGGGGTGATTGGCCTGCTGTTTGCCTCCTTTGCCTTGTTGGCGGGCGGCGGTTTGAAGTTCGTCGGTTTCCCTGAGCTCGATGGTGATATTGCCGAAGCGAGGATCATCCTGCCACCGGGCTCGACACTCAGCCAGACCGAGGCGGTGGTTGATGTCATTGTGGCTTCAGCCAAACGTCTCAATGAGCAGTGGAGTGAGCGCAACGAAGGCGGAGTCTCGCTGGTGAGCAACATCACCGAGCAGTTTAACTTCAACGCCGATGCCGACGAGAATGGACCGCATGTGGCAACTGTCCGGCTTGATCTGCTCAGTGCCGAGATCCGCAATAGTTTGATTGATGAGTTCATCGATGCCTGGCGGGAAGATGTTGGCGAACTGGCAGCGCCGGTGGCTTTGGTTTACAAACAGCCAATGATGGGGCCTGGTGGGCGTGCCATTGAGGTACGGATGCAGCACGATGATTTGGCGATGCTCAAGGCTGCTTCTGTCGAAACCCAACAGTTCTTCAATGAGTTTGCTGGTGTATCGGGAGTACTGGATGATATGCGGATGGGTAAGCCGGAAGTGCTGATACGCTTACGCCCAGGGGCAGAGGCTTTCGGTGTCGACGGCCAGATGATTGCTTCCCAGCTCCGGGCTGCCTATTTTGGCCAGACTGCCGATGAAATCCAGATCGGACCTGAGAATATCGAAATCGAAGTGATGTTCAACAAGGAGCGGGCGGCGGATCTGCAAAACTTATCGAGCTTCCCGATCATATTATCCGACGGTAGCCAGATCCCATTGGCCTCGGTGGCGATCCTCGAGCACCAGCGTAACTATGTCCGTATCCAGCGCATTAACGGACTTCGCACCCTCAGTGTCTACGGCGATCTGCAAGAGAGTGTGATCAGCTCCGGTGAGGTGCTGGGTCAGTTCAGGGCCAAACTGATGCCGAAACTGCAGCAAGATTACCCAGGACTCCGGTTTGACTTCGAAGGTGCGGCCAAGGACACCGCGGAAACCGGCCAGTCGATGGCGACAGGGTTTGTGCTGGGGATCTTCGGCGTGTTTGTGATCCTCAGCTTCCAGTTCCGCAGCTATCTCGAGCCGTTTGTGGTGCTACTGGCGATCCCCCTGGCACTGATCGGGGTATTCTGGGGCCACCTGCTGCTGGGTCACCCGTTGAGTATGCCGAGTATGATGGGGTTCGTGTCACTGGCCGGGGTGGTGGTCAATGACTCTATCTTGCTGGTGCAGTACATCCGCCACCATCTCGACGATGGCGACGATATCGAGAAAGCCGTGGTCCAGGCAAGCCGCGAGCGTTTTAGGGCGGTATTCCTCACCTCGCTGACCACGGCGGCCGGCTTGTTGCCGCTGATGCTGGAGACCAGCCTACAGGCCCAGGTGATAAAGCCGCTGGTGATTTCGATTGTGTTTGGTATTTTCACATCGACTTTGTTGGTGCTGTTCATGATACCGGCGGCGTATGTGATCCTCTCTGACTTCAAGCTGGTCCATCGCCACGAAAGTTTGGTATCGGCGTGA
- a CDS encoding HlyD family secretion protein: MLKNRKLLLFPAVLIGVVILVMAINLRPSPEVKPTLERARVVDVINLEQQLLAPEAAGFGRVAPKVEWQAIAEVSGKVVYRHPDLNKGRVLDAGTVLLKIDPLDYELRLAQAEADVSASQAQLAKLAQEEQNLKTTLKIEKNRLAISKKELARKQELRTKGLTSQSTVDLEQQNTLASQKVVQEIENQLIVLPNERKVTQAQLEVNLSRVSEAQRALEKTVISLPVDARISSVDIEQDQVVNTQQVMVVAHGIDTVEIDAQIALHDMQVLAASLTQYTAHADGKPRADQLDLSARIQLSSGSFIQQWPAKVTRISDTVNANQATVGVILEVDQDYSQLSPETAPPLVNGMFVEARLSGQPNPHWVIPERALHGDKVYLVDGGSNLKIQPVTVLFRRSGQVAISGELASGTQLVVNDLLPAVAGMALKVVTVNGKPVAEAQHQGHGEEPAS; encoded by the coding sequence ATGCTGAAAAATCGAAAATTGCTCTTGTTTCCTGCTGTACTGATCGGCGTGGTGATATTGGTAATGGCCATCAATCTACGTCCGTCACCAGAGGTGAAACCGACGCTGGAGCGGGCCCGGGTGGTGGACGTGATCAATCTCGAGCAGCAATTGCTTGCCCCCGAGGCGGCCGGTTTTGGCCGGGTGGCGCCCAAGGTTGAATGGCAGGCCATCGCTGAAGTCTCGGGCAAGGTGGTATATCGCCACCCTGACTTGAACAAGGGACGGGTGCTTGATGCCGGAACGGTCTTGCTCAAAATAGACCCGTTGGATTATGAACTGCGCTTGGCGCAGGCCGAAGCGGATGTTAGTGCCAGCCAGGCACAACTGGCCAAGCTGGCCCAGGAAGAGCAGAACCTCAAAACGACCCTCAAGATTGAAAAAAACCGATTGGCAATCAGCAAGAAAGAGCTGGCGCGTAAGCAGGAGCTGCGTACCAAGGGGCTGACCTCACAGTCGACGGTGGATCTCGAGCAGCAGAATACGTTGGCCAGTCAGAAAGTGGTCCAGGAAATTGAAAACCAGCTCATTGTGCTGCCCAACGAGCGCAAGGTGACCCAGGCTCAGCTGGAAGTGAACTTGTCGCGGGTCAGCGAGGCGCAACGAGCACTGGAAAAAACCGTGATCTCCCTGCCGGTTGATGCCCGGATATCTAGTGTGGATATCGAACAGGATCAGGTGGTCAATACCCAGCAGGTGATGGTGGTGGCCCACGGTATCGACACGGTGGAAATTGATGCCCAGATTGCCCTGCATGACATGCAGGTCCTGGCTGCGAGCCTGACCCAGTATACCGCCCATGCCGATGGTAAGCCGCGCGCCGATCAGCTTGATCTCAGTGCCCGCATCCAGCTCTCAAGCGGCAGCTTCATCCAGCAATGGCCAGCCAAAGTGACCCGCATCAGCGACACGGTCAATGCCAACCAGGCTACCGTCGGGGTGATCCTCGAGGTGGATCAGGACTACAGCCAGCTGTCACCGGAAACCGCTCCGCCTTTGGTCAATGGCATGTTTGTCGAAGCGCGACTGTCAGGTCAGCCCAACCCGCACTGGGTGATCCCGGAGCGAGCCCTGCATGGTGACAAAGTCTATTTGGTCGATGGTGGCAGCAATTTGAAAATACAGCCGGTGACCGTGCTGTTTCGCCGCAGTGGCCAAGTGGCGATCAGTGGCGAACTGGCGTCAGGCACCCAATTGGTGGTCAATGATCTGCTGCCTGCTGTGGCTGGCATGGCGCTGAAAGTCGTGACGGTCAATGGCAAGCCGGTAGCAGAGGCTCAGCATCAAGGGCATGGGGAGGAGCCGGCATCATGA
- a CDS encoding TetR/AcrR family transcriptional regulator, whose protein sequence is MMVGKTGRPVGDSDARERLIVEARKLFVSLPYSKVSTRMIASRADVNVALIRYYFANKAGLYEAMLRETITPIHAQLKVTLNKGDFASIGDLMRTYYRIMAPNPDMPKLIARAMMMEPADLQRQTMEKIFNEVARPAIEVMFLQLQKQGVLRGDVCPDKARMSFISLMVFPFLIPPSLLTLQNIEMDETYLAELAEHNVNLLVRGLTMPKEENKSC, encoded by the coding sequence ATCATGGTGGGTAAAACGGGGCGTCCCGTCGGGGATTCCGATGCCAGGGAGCGGTTGATTGTCGAGGCGAGGAAACTGTTTGTCAGTTTGCCTTACAGCAAGGTGTCGACACGGATGATTGCGAGCCGTGCTGATGTGAACGTGGCGTTGATCCGCTATTACTTTGCCAACAAGGCTGGCTTGTACGAAGCCATGTTGAGAGAAACGATCACCCCTATCCATGCGCAGTTGAAAGTAACCTTGAACAAGGGGGACTTTGCCTCGATCGGTGATTTGATGCGTACCTATTACCGTATCATGGCGCCAAACCCGGATATGCCTAAGTTGATCGCGCGAGCCATGATGATGGAGCCAGCAGATCTCCAGCGCCAGACGATGGAAAAGATCTTCAACGAGGTGGCGCGTCCAGCAATTGAAGTCATGTTTCTGCAACTGCAAAAGCAGGGTGTGTTAAGGGGGGACGTCTGCCCGGACAAGGCGAGAATGAGTTTTATCAGTTTGATGGTATTCCCCTTTCTCATTCCACCTTCTTTGCTGACATTACAAAACATTGAGATGGACGAAACGTACCTGGCCGAACTGGCTGAGCATAATGTCAACCTGCTTGTGCGTGGCCTGACGATGCCGAAGGAAGAGAATAAATCATGCTGA
- the leuA gene encoding 2-isopropylmalate synthase produces the protein MKDQVIIFDTTLRDGEQALSASLTVKEKLQIAYALERLGVDVIEAGFPVSSPGDFESVQTIAKHIKNSRVCALSRAVAKDIDVAAESLKVAEAFRIHTFISTSTVHVQDKLRRSYDDVIEMGVAAVKRARNYTDDVEFSCEDAGRTPIDNLCRMVEAAINAGASTINIPDTVGYTLPSEFGGIISQLFDRVPNIDKAIISVHCHDDLGMSVANSMAAVQAGARQVEGTINGIGERAGNCSLEEIAMIIKTRAELLGVHTNIKHDEIHRTSKMVSQLCNMPVQANKAIVGANAFSHSSGIHQDGMLKNKNTYEIMTPESIGLKNQALNLTSRSGRAAVKSHMDALGYTENEYDLDTLYADFLKLADRKGQVFDYDLEALMHFANLREEDDFFKLNYLSVQSGSVMATTSIKLQCGDEEKCEAAVGNGPVDALYQCIYRLTGYDIVLDKFDLTAKGEGEDGLGQADIIANYKGRKYHGTGLATDIVEASGQALLHVINSIHRADKIAEIKQKSQMETV, from the coding sequence ATGAAAGATCAGGTTATCATTTTCGATACCACGTTACGGGACGGTGAACAGGCGCTATCAGCCAGCCTGACGGTGAAAGAAAAACTGCAGATCGCTTATGCCCTTGAACGCCTCGGGGTTGATGTTATCGAAGCTGGCTTCCCTGTGTCCTCCCCGGGCGACTTCGAATCAGTCCAGACCATTGCCAAACACATCAAGAACAGTCGGGTCTGTGCCCTGTCCCGCGCTGTCGCCAAAGACATCGATGTGGCTGCCGAGTCATTGAAAGTGGCCGAGGCATTCCGGATCCACACGTTCATCTCCACCTCGACGGTCCACGTCCAGGACAAACTGCGCCGCAGCTATGATGACGTGATTGAGATGGGTGTTGCTGCCGTCAAGCGTGCCCGCAACTATACCGACGATGTCGAGTTCTCGTGCGAGGATGCTGGCCGTACCCCGATCGACAACCTATGCCGCATGGTAGAAGCCGCAATCAATGCCGGTGCCAGTACCATCAATATTCCAGACACGGTTGGCTATACCTTGCCAAGCGAGTTCGGCGGTATCATCTCCCAGCTGTTCGACCGGGTGCCCAATATCGACAAGGCAATTATCTCGGTGCACTGCCACGACGACCTTGGCATGTCCGTGGCCAATTCGATGGCGGCCGTCCAGGCCGGAGCCCGCCAGGTCGAAGGGACCATCAACGGTATCGGCGAACGCGCCGGTAACTGTTCGCTGGAAGAGATCGCCATGATCATCAAGACCCGCGCCGAGTTGCTGGGGGTCCACACCAATATCAAGCACGACGAAATCCACCGTACCAGCAAGATGGTCAGCCAGCTGTGCAACATGCCGGTACAGGCCAACAAGGCGATCGTCGGTGCCAACGCCTTCAGCCACTCTTCGGGCATCCACCAAGATGGCATGCTGAAGAACAAGAATACGTACGAGATCATGACCCCGGAGTCGATTGGTCTTAAGAACCAAGCCCTGAACCTGACATCGCGCTCGGGCCGTGCGGCAGTGAAGAGCCACATGGATGCGCTGGGCTACACCGAAAACGAATACGATCTAGATACCCTATACGCCGACTTCCTGAAGCTGGCCGACCGCAAGGGCCAAGTCTTCGACTACGATCTGGAAGCGCTGATGCATTTTGCCAACCTGCGTGAAGAAGACGACTTCTTCAAGCTGAATTACCTGAGCGTCCAGTCGGGCAGCGTGATGGCAACCACCAGCATCAAGCTGCAGTGCGGCGACGAGGAAAAATGCGAAGCCGCGGTCGGCAACGGCCCGGTTGATGCGCTATACCAGTGTATCTACCGCCTGACCGGCTACGACATCGTATTGGATAAATTTGACCTCACCGCCAAAGGCGAGGGGGAGGATGGCCTGGGCCAAGCCGACATCATCGCCAACTACAAAGGCCGCAAGTACCACGGTACCGGCTTGGCGACCGACATTGTCGAAGCATCAGGGCAAGCACTACTTCACGTGATCAACAGCATTCATCGCGCCGATAAGATTGCAGAAATTAAACAGAAATCCCAAATGGAGACAGTATAA
- the leuB gene encoding 3-isopropylmalate dehydrogenase: MAGTYKIAVLPGDGIGPEVMQQAHKVLDAVQEKFGFTLACSEFDVGGIAIDNHGCPLPEATLKGCEDSDAILFGSVGGPKWEHLAPNDQPERGALLPLRKHFQLFCNLRPAQIHSGLEAFSPLRADISERGFDIVVVRELTGGIYFGQPKGREGEGPQEKAYDTEIYHRFEIERIARIAFESAMLRNKNVYSIDKANVLQSSILWREVVEEVAKDYPEVALNHMYIDNATMQLIKDPSQFDVMLCSNIFGDIISDECAMITGSMGMLPSASLNQDKFGMYEPAGGSAPDIAGKNIANPVAQILSAALMLRYSLGEEQAARAIEQAVSQALEAGELTADLAGNGPALSTSEMGDKIAQYVRQA, from the coding sequence ATGGCAGGTACATATAAGATTGCCGTTCTACCGGGTGACGGTATTGGCCCAGAAGTCATGCAGCAGGCCCACAAAGTGCTGGACGCTGTGCAGGAAAAGTTCGGCTTCACCCTAGCGTGCAGCGAATTTGATGTCGGCGGTATTGCCATCGACAACCATGGTTGCCCGCTACCGGAAGCAACACTGAAAGGCTGCGAAGACTCCGATGCGATCCTGTTTGGCTCGGTAGGCGGCCCGAAGTGGGAGCACCTTGCACCTAACGATCAGCCAGAGCGCGGTGCCCTGCTTCCGCTGCGCAAGCACTTCCAGCTGTTCTGTAACCTGCGCCCGGCGCAGATCCACAGTGGCCTGGAGGCGTTCTCGCCATTACGTGCCGATATCTCCGAGCGTGGCTTCGATATCGTCGTAGTCCGCGAGCTAACCGGCGGTATCTACTTCGGCCAGCCGAAAGGCCGCGAGGGGGAAGGGCCTCAAGAGAAAGCGTACGACACCGAAATTTACCACCGCTTTGAAATCGAGCGTATTGCCCGTATCGCGTTCGAGTCAGCGATGCTGCGTAACAAAAACGTCTACTCCATCGATAAAGCCAATGTCCTGCAGAGCTCTATCCTATGGCGTGAAGTGGTTGAGGAAGTGGCCAAAGACTACCCGGAAGTCGCCCTGAACCACATGTACATCGACAACGCGACCATGCAGCTGATCAAGGATCCCTCGCAATTCGACGTAATGCTGTGCTCGAACATCTTCGGCGACATCATCTCGGACGAATGCGCGATGATCACCGGTTCGATGGGGATGCTGCCTTCTGCCAGCCTGAACCAGGACAAGTTCGGCATGTACGAACCAGCTGGCGGCTCGGCACCAGATATCGCCGGCAAAAACATTGCCAATCCAGTCGCACAAATCCTGTCTGCCGCCCTGATGCTGCGCTACAGCCTGGGCGAAGAGCAGGCGGCACGCGCTATCGAACAAGCGGTATCGCAAGCACTGGAAGCCGGTGAACTCACCGCAGACCTAGCGGGCAACGGCCCGGCACTGAGCACCAGCGAAATGGGCGACAAGATCGCCCAGTACGTCCGCCAAGCCTAA
- the leuC gene encoding 3-isopropylmalate dehydratase large subunit, which produces MSTTKAPQTLYEKIYDAHVAVAAEGENPILYIDRHLVHEVTSPQAFDGLREKGRKVRQVGKTFATMDHNVSTQTKDIKASGEMARIQMETLAKNCEEFGVTLYDLNHKYQGIVHVMGPELGITLPGMTIVCGDSHTATHGAFGSLAFGIGTSEVEHVLATQTLKQARAKTMKIEVKGKVAEGITAKDIVLAIIGKTTAAGGTGHVVEFCGEAITDLTMEGRMTVCNMAIELGAKAGLIAPDQTTFDYIKDRKFSPAGDDLEAAIEYWKTLKTDDDAQFDTVVTLEAKDIKPQVTWGTNPGQVIAVDQPIPAPTDFADPVEQASAEKALAYMGLEAGKKLSDFAIDKVFIGSCTNSRIEDMRAAAAIAKGRKVAANVQALVVPGSEQVKAQAEKEGLDKIFIEAGFEWRLPGCSMCLAMNNDRLGPGERCASTSNRNFEGRQGRDGRTHLVSPAMAAAAACAGHFVDIRELENVAETA; this is translated from the coding sequence ATGTCTACGACCAAAGCGCCTCAGACGCTATACGAAAAAATCTACGATGCCCACGTTGCGGTTGCCGCCGAAGGCGAGAACCCGATCCTATACATCGACCGCCATTTGGTGCACGAGGTAACTTCACCGCAAGCCTTCGACGGCTTGCGTGAAAAAGGCCGCAAGGTACGCCAGGTGGGCAAAACCTTCGCCACCATGGACCACAACGTCTCAACCCAGACCAAGGACATCAAGGCATCAGGCGAAATGGCCAGGATCCAGATGGAAACCCTGGCCAAGAACTGTGAAGAGTTCGGCGTCACCCTTTATGACCTAAACCACAAATACCAAGGCATCGTCCATGTCATGGGCCCCGAGCTGGGCATCACCCTGCCGGGCATGACGATTGTCTGTGGTGACTCGCACACCGCGACCCACGGTGCGTTCGGCTCACTGGCCTTTGGTATCGGTACCTCGGAAGTCGAGCATGTACTGGCGACCCAGACCCTCAAGCAAGCGCGCGCCAAAACGATGAAAATCGAAGTCAAAGGCAAGGTCGCTGAAGGCATTACCGCCAAAGACATCGTATTGGCAATCATCGGCAAGACCACGGCAGCCGGCGGTACCGGCCACGTGGTGGAGTTCTGCGGCGAAGCCATTACCGATCTGACCATGGAAGGCCGTATGACGGTCTGCAACATGGCTATCGAGCTAGGCGCCAAAGCCGGCCTTATCGCCCCAGACCAAACCACTTTCGATTACATCAAAGATCGCAAGTTCTCACCGGCGGGTGACGATCTAGAAGCAGCTATCGAATACTGGAAGACCCTGAAAACTGACGACGATGCCCAGTTCGACACCGTGGTTACCCTAGAGGCCAAAGACATCAAGCCGCAGGTCACCTGGGGCACTAACCCAGGCCAGGTAATTGCCGTGGACCAACCTATCCCTGCACCAACTGACTTTGCCGATCCGGTCGAGCAAGCATCTGCAGAGAAAGCATTGGCTTACATGGGCTTGGAAGCCGGCAAGAAGCTGTCTGACTTTGCTATCGACAAAGTATTCATCGGCTCTTGTACCAACTCGCGTATCGAGGACATGCGTGCCGCCGCGGCAATTGCCAAAGGCCGCAAAGTCGCCGCCAACGTACAGGCATTGGTCGTTCCTGGCTCGGAGCAGGTGAAAGCCCAGGCTGAAAAGGAAGGCCTGGACAAGATCTTCATCGAAGCCGGTTTTGAATGGCGCCTGCCGGGTTGTTCAATGTGCCTAGCCATGAACAACGACCGCCTAGGCCCGGGCGAGCGCTGCGCCTCAACCAGTAACCGTAACTTCGAGGGCCGCCAGGGCCGTGATGGTCGTACCCACCTGGTGAGTCCCGCCATGGCGGCAGCGGCGGCGTGTGCCGGCCACTTTGTGGATATCCGCGAACTAGAAAACGTTGCAGAAACGGCTTAA